The genomic window CGCGGAACGACGGTGCTGGTAAGCTTCCCGCAGATATGAAGATACTTGTAGTTGAAGATGAGGCATCCATAGCGAACGGCCTGAAGTTCAATCTCGACGCCGAGGGGTTTGACACCGCCGTTGCTCCGGACGGCGAAACGGCACTCGACCTGCTCGCGACAGACGGTTTTACGGTCGTCGTTCTCGATGTAATGCTGCCGGGCATCGACGGCTTTACCGTCGCCCGCCAAATGCGTGAACGCGGCGACTTTACGCCCGTACTTATGCTGACCGCATTGGGGCGGCCGGAAGACGTGATGAAGGGCTTTGATGCCGGAGCCGACGATCATCTTGAAAAGCCTTTTGATCTCGGCGTCCTGCTTGCCCGGATAAAGGCGCTTCTTCGGCGGCGCAAATGGCTGCGCGAAGAAGCAGCGGCTCCGGCCGACGTTATCGAGGTGAACGGCCGCACGATCGACCTCGCAAAACTCGAATTGCGGCACGGTGAACGGCTCCATCGGCTGACGCTGATGGAAGCAAAACTTCTGAGATATCTGATAAAAAATGCAGGCACTCCGGTTTCGCGGAAGATGCTGCTCGAGGACGTGTGGCAGCTTCAGGAGAATACGGACACAAGGGCGATCGATAACTTTATCGTGCGGCTGCGCAAGTATATTGAGGATGATATGGAACGACCGGTTTTCGTCAGGACCGTCCGCGGTGTAGGGTATCGCTTTGACCTCACCGAGCACGAAAGCGGTGATTGATCTGCCGGATCATTGATCCGATGAATGGCGCCGGACGACCTTTATTCGGCGGCGCCAATCCTCATGAAGTTCAAAGCGCCATAGTTCGATCTCGGGCGAGAGCATTGCCGCAAACTTGTCGAGGCCCGCATAGAAGCTCCACGCCGGAGCGACGAGATATACCAACGCACTTTTATCAATGATCTCGCGGCCGTCGAACAGGTTCGCTTCGGCAAGGATGCCGTGCCGCCGCTGCAATTCGATGTGCCGCCAATAGCCTGCCGCTTGAAAGATCGCGTTGCGGTCGGGGTGTGCCTTGACCTCGACTATTACGAGGCGGCCGTCGCGCCGCAGTGCGAGCAGGTCGATCTTACGTCCGGCCGAGCGGAATTGGCCGTAGATGGGCGAAATGATAAGGTTCGCGTCAATGGCGGCAATATTTCGGCGAAGTATCGACTCAAGCCACGCTTCCGGTGCAGAACGATAAAGCGTGTGGCGTTGGTTCCGGCTCGCGGCTGCACGGTAGGCGTCAAGGTCGGCAAGCACGGATGACAGACGCTTCTGCGTATCATCGCCGAGCAGATGCTGCTGCCTGCCGGTGCCGAACCAAACCTTTTCGCGGCCCATCAGGGTGCGGATGCGCACGAAAGGCAGTCCGTTGAAACGCAGCGTTTCGCCGTGCTTACCGTTCACAATGTCGATCTTTCCGTCCGCTCTTTCGATCAGCCGCCGCGCAG from Chloracidobacterium sp. includes these protein-coding regions:
- a CDS encoding response regulator transcription factor, which produces MKILVVEDEASIANGLKFNLDAEGFDTAVAPDGETALDLLATDGFTVVVLDVMLPGIDGFTVARQMRERGDFTPVLMLTALGRPEDVMKGFDAGADDHLEKPFDLGVLLARIKALLRRRKWLREEAAAPADVIEVNGRTIDLAKLELRHGERLHRLTLMEAKLLRYLIKNAGTPVSRKMLLEDVWQLQENTDTRAIDNFIVRLRKYIEDDMERPVFVRTVRGVGYRFDLTEHESGD